One window of Corynebacterium sp. P3-F1 genomic DNA carries:
- the lysS gene encoding lysine--tRNA ligase, protein MTNQDLSEQEQIRRAKREKILEQGKEAYPVEVDRTTSLRDLRAKYVVATDDVLGTEGEAAGSAAFSKGVTVLEAGQETQDEVAVAGRIMFQRNTGKLCFATLQEGDGTQLQVMLSLAEVGEEALADWKSDTDLGDIVSVRGRVIASKRGELSVMAKSWHMASKALRPLPVAFADMNEEQRVRYRYTDLIMREDARTNALTRIKVIAALRKYLTGEDFVEVETPMLQTLHGGAAARPFATHSNALDIDLYLRIAPELYLKRCVVGGIERVFEINRNFRNEGVDSSHSPEFTMMETYQAWGTYRDGAELIKGAVQFCAQEVFGSTTVTLADGTEYDLGGEWKVLEMYPSLNEALARKFPGQPEVTIDSTVEELKGIAAEIGLKVPENAGWGHGKLVEEIWEELCSDQLYEPTFVINFPVETSPLTRDHRSKPRVTEKWDLYVRGFELATGYSELVDPVIQRERFEDQARLAADGDDEAMVLDEDFLAAMEQGMPPTSGTGMGIDRLLMALTGLGIRETVLFPMVRPEA, encoded by the coding sequence CAGGACCTTTCAGAGCAGGAACAGATCCGCCGCGCCAAGCGCGAAAAAATCCTCGAGCAGGGCAAGGAGGCGTACCCGGTCGAGGTGGACCGGACCACGTCCCTGCGCGATCTGCGTGCGAAGTATGTTGTCGCCACCGATGACGTTCTCGGCACCGAGGGCGAGGCTGCTGGCTCTGCCGCTTTCTCAAAGGGCGTGACCGTCCTCGAAGCTGGCCAGGAGACGCAGGACGAGGTCGCGGTCGCAGGCCGCATCATGTTCCAGCGCAACACGGGCAAGCTCTGCTTCGCTACTCTGCAAGAAGGCGACGGCACCCAGCTGCAGGTCATGCTCTCGCTCGCCGAGGTCGGCGAGGAAGCCCTCGCGGATTGGAAGTCCGACACCGACCTGGGCGACATCGTCTCCGTCCGCGGCCGCGTCATCGCATCCAAGCGCGGCGAGCTGTCCGTCATGGCGAAATCCTGGCACATGGCATCCAAGGCGCTGCGTCCGCTGCCCGTTGCGTTCGCCGACATGAACGAAGAGCAGCGCGTCCGCTACCGCTACACCGACCTGATCATGCGCGAAGACGCTCGCACGAACGCCCTGACCCGCATCAAGGTCATCGCCGCCCTGCGCAAATACCTCACCGGTGAGGATTTCGTCGAGGTCGAGACGCCGATGCTGCAGACCCTCCACGGCGGGGCCGCAGCCCGGCCGTTTGCGACCCACTCCAACGCCCTCGACATCGATCTCTACCTGCGCATCGCACCCGAGCTGTACCTCAAGCGGTGCGTCGTCGGCGGCATCGAGCGCGTCTTCGAGATCAACCGCAACTTCCGCAACGAAGGCGTGGACAGCTCCCACAGCCCCGAATTCACCATGATGGAGACCTATCAGGCGTGGGGCACCTACCGCGACGGCGCCGAGCTGATCAAAGGCGCCGTGCAGTTCTGCGCCCAGGAAGTCTTCGGTTCCACGACCGTTACGCTTGCCGACGGCACCGAGTACGACCTCGGCGGCGAATGGAAAGTCCTGGAGATGTACCCGTCCCTCAATGAAGCGCTGGCGCGCAAATTCCCCGGCCAGCCCGAGGTGACAATCGACTCCACCGTTGAGGAACTCAAGGGCATCGCCGCCGAGATCGGCCTCAAGGTCCCCGAGAACGCCGGATGGGGCCACGGCAAACTCGTCGAAGAGATCTGGGAAGAGCTCTGCTCCGACCAGCTCTACGAGCCGACCTTCGTGATCAACTTCCCTGTCGAGACCTCCCCGCTCACCCGCGACCACCGCTCCAAGCCCCGCGTCACTGAGAAGTGGGATCTCTACGTCCGCGGCTTCGAGCTGGCCACCGGGTACTCCGAGCTCGTTGACCCCGTTATACAGCGCGAACGCTTCGAAGACCAGGCCCGCCTCGCTGCCGACGGCGACGACGAAGCCATGGTCCTCGACGAGGACTTCCTCGCAGCAATGGAGCAGGGCATGCCGCCGACCTCCGGAACCGGCATGGGCATCGACCGCCTCCTCATGGCCCTGACCGGCTTGGGTATCCGCGAGACCGTCCTCTTCCCGATGGTTCGCCCCGAGGCGTAG